In Henningerozyma blattae CBS 6284 chromosome 6, complete genome, the following are encoded in one genomic region:
- the UTP22 gene encoding rRNA-processing protein UTP22 (similar to Saccharomyces cerevisiae UTP22 (YGR090W); ancestral locus Anc_3.426), whose translation MAAVKRKASHDSDASDIKSKTNIKLAKIDNSKLKNNQEVEKVKDHEKEEEEEEEEEEEEEEEDNEDNEDQLKEGNSDKKPASRTTAQDIQIARETAELFKSNIFKLQIDELLNQVKVNPNHVSKLEKFLHKLYDVLQLIPDWKESSLADVETYFDDKTVKIPFADPKPIASSTNYKFNYKSPDQVSLIGSFPLKTFINQPNGNSIDILLTMPIELFDKKDFLNFRCLHKRSVYLAYLTHHLSSLLAKDSSLKDLLNLEYTYLNNDPLLPILKLSCSNETNSKKESPYNFQKTNFSINLIIGFPFKAFDTKKLSPKKNCIRVAIEKDSNNNSSSHSALPPTLLYNFSVLSSSSHEIYLKYLYKTKKITESFQEATILGRLWLNQRGFSSSLAHSGSLGGFGSFEFSLLMAALLNGGGINGNKILLHGFSSYQLFKGVIKYLATMDLSSKGHLHFHSMPSTSSSDDSTNAHFHTSKYTEESFNFPTIYDRSTNINILSKMSIESYKILKLYATETLKMLNNVVQDQFSNVFLTNINKLDNIKYDLVYDLSFPVASLKVAMNELYEDFGPFERIKFITFENFLVDKISKIIKFSLGDRITTFEIQLLGQKSSFPITRRKIYHSKNLIANFTAIRIKLLTNPAESEKLVTRGPAHSEEPTEEAINFKNFWGIKSSLRRFKDGSITHCCIWQTSSSEPVISSILKFVLQSHLFENVTINDTITKQFQDLLPLPNLPASSKTSILNLSSYFNLKKSFDELYKVLFKMQLPLSIKSIQPVGSKFRYTSLCQPVPFAYSDPDFFQDVILEFETSQKWPDEITSLEKSKSAFLLKIHEQLNTEHSDKFKSFFTRDESIPYNLEITILNILTPEGYGFKFRVLTERDEILYLRAISNARNELKPELENTFLKFTAKYLASARHTRTIENISHSYHYYSATVRLFKKWLDIHLLLGHLSDELVELIAMKPFVDHSPYLIPGSLENGFLKILKFLSQWNWKEDPLILDLIKPEEEFESGFETSIGGSDLDSKTLKKLSEKLTLAQYKAIQSNFTNLRKSDPHGLNIQFFIASKIDPSGLLYSSGIPLPIATRVTALAKVAVNILETHGLNKQTVDLLFTPALKDYDFVVQLKAPKPLKASCGILENTEFKNLSQLPTKFPSDLDSISEKMDPTYQLVKYLNMKYKNSIIFSSHKYMGANGGENGDKNVITALIKPMFKQDHAFKVNIDCNIKPVDQEHVSLNKEAIFHEIAAFGNEFVVEFETK comes from the coding sequence atggcTGCTGTTAAAAGAAAGGCTAGTCATGATTCTGATGCttctgatattaaaagcaaaactaatattaaacTAGCTAAGATAGACAACTCAAAGcttaaaaataatcaagaaGTAGAAAAAGTTAAAGATCATgagaaagaagaagaagaagaagaagaagaagaagaagaagaagaagaagaagacaACGAAGACAACGAAGACCAACTTAAAGAAGGAAACTCAGATAAAAAACCTGCTTCAAGAACAACTGCTCAAGATATTCAAATAGCTAGAGAGACAgctgaattatttaaatctaatatcttcaaattACAAATCGATGAGTTGTTGAACCAAGTTAAAGTTAACCCAAACCATGTTTCAAAGCTAGAAAAATTCTTACATAAACTATACGACGTTCTACAATTAATTCCAGATTGGAAAGAATCGTCTTTAGCAGATGTAGAAACTTATTTCGATGATAAAACAGTCAAGATTCCATTTGCCGATCCAAAACCTATTGCATCTTCCACaaactataaatttaattataaatctCCAGACCAAGTGTCTCTAATTGGTTCATTCCCATTAAAGACTTTTATAAACCAACCAAATGGCAATTCCatagatattttattaacaaTGCCCATAGAGCTGTTTGATAAAAAggatttcttaaattttaGATGTCTTCATAAGAGAAGTGTTTATTTAGCTTACTTGACACATCATCTATCTTCATTGTTAGCAAAGGattcttctttaaaagatttattaaatttggaatACACCTATCTTAATAATGATCCACTATtaccaattttaaaattatcatgttctaatgaaacaaattctaaaaaagaATCTCCCTATAATTTCCAAAAGACAAATTTCTCCATAAATTTAATCATTGGCTTTCCATTTAAAGCATTTGatactaaaaaattatctcccaaaaaaaattgtattagAGTAGCCATAGAAAAGGactcaaataataattcttcatcacaTTCAGCATTACCTCCAAcgttattatataatttctccgttttatcatcttcaagccatgaaatatatttgaaatatttatataaaaccaaaaaaatcaCCGAGTCTTTCCAAGAAGCTACAATATTAGGTAGACTATGGCTAAATCAACGTGGGTTCAGTTCAAGTTTAGCCCATTCAGGCTCATTAGGTGGATTTGGTTCATTCGAATTTTCTCTATTAATGGCTGCTCTATTAAACGGGGGTGGTATTAATGGTAATAAGATATTATTGCATGGGTTTTCCTcttatcaattatttaagGGTGTTATCAAATACTTAGCTACAATGGATCTTTCTTCAAAGGGTCATTTACATTTCCATTCCATGCCATCAACTTCCTCATCAGATGATTCAACAAATGCTCATTTCCATACTTCAAAATACACAGAggaatcttttaatttcccAACCATCTATGATAGATCAaccaatattaatattctaaGTAAAATGTCAATTGAGTCTTAtaagattttaaaactaTATGCCACTGAAACTTTAAAGATGTTAAATAACGTGGTACAAGAtcaattttcaaatgtTTTCTTAactaatatcaataaattagataatataaaatatgatttaGTTTATGATTTATCATTCCCTGTAGCATCTCTAAAAGTTGCCATGAATGAATTGTATGAAGATTTTGGTCCTTttgaaagaataaaatttataacttttgaaaatttcttgGTGgataaaatttctaaaatcatcaaattcTCCTTAGGTGATAGAATTACTACTTTCGAAATACAACTGTTGGGACAAAAGTCTTCGTTCCCCATcacaagaagaaaaatttatcacTCTAAAAATCTGATTGCCAATTTTACTGCAATTagaatcaaattattaacaaaTCCAGCAGAATCGGAAAAACTAGTGACAAGAGGCCCAGCTCATTCAGAAGAACCAACTGAAGAGgcaattaatttcaaaaatttctgGGGCATCAAATCTTCGTTACGTCGATTCAAAGATGGGTCAATTACTCATTGTTGTATATGGCAAACATCTTCATCTGAACCAGTAATTTCGtctattttgaaatttgttCTCCAAAGTCACTTATTCGAAAATGTTACAATTAATGAtacaattacaaaacaattccaagatttattaccattacCAAATCTTCCTGCAAGTTCTAAAACttcaattttgaatttatcaagctatttcaatttgaagaaatcttttgatgaattataCAAAGTCCTTTTCAAAATGCAATTAcctttatcaattaaatccATCCAACCAGTTGGCTCGAAATTTAGATATACTTCTTTATGCCAACCTGTTCCATTTGCTTATTCTGATCCAGATTTCTTCCAAGATGTTATTTTGGAATTTGAAACCTCTCAAAAATGGCCAGATGAAATTACTTCTTTAGAAAAGTCAAAATCTGCCTTCTTATTGAAAATCCATGAACAACTTAATACAGAACACAgtgataaatttaaatcgTTTTTCACTCGTGATGAATCAATTCCTtataatttggaaataactattttaaatattttaaccCCAGAAGGTTATGGTTTTAAGTTTAGAGTTTTAACTGAACGTGATGAAATCTTGTATTTAAGAGCTATTTCAAATGCaagaaatgaattaaaaccTGAATTAGAAAACACTTTCTTAAAATTTACTGCTAAATACTTAGCTTCTGCTAGACATACAAGaactattgaaaatatttcacactcttatcattattattctgCAACTGTTAGactatttaaaaaatggctggatattcatttattattaggaCATTTAAGTGATGAACTAGTTGAATTGATTGCAATGAAACCTTTTGTTGACCATTCACCATACCTAATTCCTGGTTCTCTTGAAAACGGGttcttaaaaattttaaaatttttaagtCAATGGAATTGGAAGGAAGACcctttaattttagatCTAATAAAGCCTGAGGAAGAATTCGAAAGTGGTTTTGAAACTAGTATTGGTGGTTCAGACTTAGATTCTAAAACATTAAAAAAGTTATCAGAAAAACTTACATTAGCTCAATATAAGGCTATACAATCTAATTTTACCAACTTGAGAAAAAGTGATCCACATGGTTTAAACattcaattctttattgCTTCTAAGATTGATCCTAGTGGTTTATTATACTCTAGTGGTATTCCGCTACCAATTGCCACTCGTGTGACAGCATTGGCTAAAGTTGCAGTCAACATTTTAGAGACTCACGGACTAAACAAACAAACtgttgatttattatttactcCTGCATTAAAGGATTATGATTTTGTTGTCCAATTAAAAGCACCAAAACCATTAAAAGCCTCTTGTGGTATATTGGAAAACACTGAATTCAAGAATTTATCTCAATTACCAACCAAATTTCCATCTGATTTAGATTCTATCTCTGAGAAGATGGATCCAACTTATCAGTTAGTtaagtatttaaatatgaaatacAAAAACAGCATTATCTTTTCTAGTCATAAATATATGGGGGCCAATGGTGGAGAAAATGGAGATAAAAATGTTATTACAGCATTAATTAAACCAATGTTTAAACAAGACCATGCTTTTAAGGTGAACATTGATTGTAATATCAAGCCTGTCGATCAAGAACATGTTTCATTGAACAAAGAAGCAATATTCCATGAAATAGCTGCCTTTGGTAATGAGTTTGTGgttgaatttgaaacaaaataa
- the TBLA0F01720 gene encoding uncharacterized protein — MSSLAALNNGLKMPMVGLGCWKIPNTVCAEQVYQAIKLGYRLFDGAEDYGNEKEVGQGIRRAIDEKIVKRSDLFIVSKLWNTYHHPDHVKLAVKKTLSDLGLDYLDLYYIHFPLAFKFVPIEEKYPPGFYTGKEDAAQGKISLQKVPYLDTYHAMEALVEEGLIKSIGVSNLQGGLLQDVLMGCKIKPVTLQIEHHPYLTQSRLVDYCKREQIIVVAYSSFGQQSYLELGSELKEDTPNLFDHPVIKRIASKYNVTTSEVLLRWANQNGVAVIPKSSKKERLLMNLNIESTLTLSNEELVEISNINRNIRFNDTWGWNNMGFPTFA; from the coding sequence atgtcttCTTTAGCTGCTCTTAACAATGGTTTAAAAATGCCAATGGTCGGTTTAGGTTGTTGGAAAATTCCTAATACTGTTTGTGCTGAACAAGTTTATCAAGCTATTAAATTAGGTTACCGTTTATTTGATGGTGCTGAAGATTATGGTAATGAAAAAGAGGTTGGTCAAGGTATCCGTAGAGCcattgatgaaaaaatcGTCAAAAGATCTGATCTGTTCATCGTTTCCAAATTATGGAACACTTACCATCACCCAGATCATGTTAAGTTGGCTGTTAAAAAGACTTTATCCGATTTAGGTTTGGATTATTTagatttatattatatccATTTCCCATTAGCATTCAAATTTGTtccaattgaagaaaaataccCACCCGGATTTTACACCGGTAAAGAAGATGCTGCACAAGGCAAGATCAGTTTGCAAAAAGTTCCTTACTTGGATACTTACCATGCAATGGAAGCTTTAGTCGAAGAAGGATTGATCAAATCTATTGGTGTTTCCAACTTACAAGGTGGTTTATTACAAGACGTTTTAATGGGTTGCAAGATTAAACCTGTTACTTTACAAATTGAACATCATCCATATTTGACTCAATCACGTTTAGTTGATTATTGTAAACGTGAACAAATCATAGTGGTAGCATATTCTTCATTCGGTCAACAATCTTATTTGGAATTGGGTTCCGAATTAAAGGAAGACACTCCAAACTTGTTTGATCATCCAGTTATCAAGAGAATTGCTTCCAAATACAATGTTACTACTAGTGAAGTTTTATTAAGATGGGCTAATCAAAATGGTGTTGCTGTAATTCCAAAATCTTCCAAGAAGGAAAGattattgatgaatttaaatattgaatcCACTCTTACTTTatcaaatgaagaattggttgaaatttcaaacatTAACAGAAATATTCGTTTCAATGATACTTGGGGTTGGAACAATATGGGATTCCCTACTTTTGCTTAA
- the RPC40 gene encoding DNA-directed RNA polymerase core subunit RPC40 (similar to Saccharomyces cerevisiae RPC40 (YPR110C); ancestral locus Anc_3.428) — protein MSNIVGIEYNRVTNTTSTDFPGYSKDGENAWDVEKFKETFDIKISNLDERDATFDLINIDTSIANAFRRIMMAEVPAVAAEHVYFLNNTSVIQDEVLAHRIGLVPLKVDPDMLTWVDQTLPEEERFTDENTIVLSLNVKCTKNDKAPKDCTDPKILYNNAHVYARDLKFEPQGKQVETFANCPVVPTDPDILLAKLRPGQEISLRAHCILGIGSDHAKFSPVATASYRLLPHINITEPIRGKDAEKFQKCFTPGVIGIKDGEAYVKDARMDTVSREVFRHQEFADKVKLGRVRDHFVFNVESTGAMPPEEIFFKSVRILKNKAQYLKECTISE, from the coding sequence ATGTCTAATATCGTTGGTATTGAATATAACCGTGTTACAAATACTACTTCCACAGACTTCCCAGGCTATTCTAAAGACGGTGAAAACGCTTGGGATGTCGAAAAGTTCAAGGAAACTTTTGACATcaaaatttctaatttagaCGAAAGAGATGCAacttttgatttaattaatattgatacTTCTATTGCTAACGCTTTCCGTCGTATTATGATGGCCGAAGTTCCAGCAGTGGCTGCAGAACATGTATACTTCCTAAACAACACATCAGTTATTCAAGATGAAGTTTTAGCTCATAGAATTGGTTTAGTTCCACTAAAAGTGGACCCTGATATGCTAACTTGGGTTGATCAAACATTGCCTGAAGAAGAGAGATTTACTGATGAAAATACTATTGTCTTGTCTTTAAATGTTAAATGTACGAAAAATGACAAAGCCCCAAAGGACTGTACCGatccaaaaattttatataataatgctCATGTCTATGCTCgtgatttaaaatttgaaccACAAGGTAAACAGGTTGAAACATTTGCAAATTGTCCTGTCGTTCCAACTGATCcagatattttattagcTAAATTGAGACCAGGCCAAGAAATCTCCTTGAGAGCTCATTGTATATTAGGTATTGGTAGTGATCATGCTAAGTTTTCCCCGGTCGCTACTGCTTCCTATAGATTATTACCACATATCAACATTACAGAGCCAATAAGAGGCAAGGATGCagaaaaattccaaaaatgTTTTACACCAGGCGTTATTGGCATCAAAGATGGTGAAGCTTATGTTAAAGATGCTAGAATGGATACAGTATCGAGAGAGGTCTTCAGACATCAAGAATTTGCAGATAAGGTTAAGCTAGGTAGAGTTAGAGATCATTTTGTCTTTAATGTAGAAAGTACTGGTGCTATGCCACCTGAAGAAATCTTCTTTAAGTCTGTCAGAATCCTGAAGAACAAAgctcaatatttaaaggaATGTACCATAAGTGAATAA
- the DRN1 gene encoding Drn1p (similar to Saccharomyces cerevisiae YGR093W; ancestral locus Anc_3.431), giving the protein MLKSKLLVVHSLQEDLATVIEKVVSLHKKHGPFTSCLVLGEISDTFNELESRIFPDSDNLPQLFLLENKLFEESGSRVLKNGVKILGGIGVFEFSNGIRLGYNTISSSELTSKKNEILSQFSKNTSKVDLLITKEWSVSISHRENSLGGNEVIDKLNKIFEPRYHFSYKYTQTFLELKPFLWPDSDRITRFMNIAAYNSGSKWAYAFELDLTSTLPLNLSSLTSNPYMDIIKKRKLDGNNASNKLSANNQLNNTMQETHPIKKPKIVLPTDCHFCFTNSNIQDHMIIYIGSLAYLTIARGPLTTPKGEMGFSGHCLVVPIEHKAKLRTKHENDFTASTNLDIEMLQLEKSVVAMNFLKFEMCTVSFEIQSEKSFHFHKQIFPVPKYCIMKFKDSLDRQLYMNNEKYTKNTNLTFSLFHSNTDKEYEALVTNPLVNYLQFTVYETPSSSKLYLAQFDPEDRIDLQFGRRVLAYMLNLPRRVRWDSSICNQTRKQEENEVNLFQKAYKDFEPSI; this is encoded by the coding sequence ATGTtaaaatctaaattattagtagtTCATTCTCTTCAAGAAGACTTAGCAACCGTCATAGAAAAAGTCGTTTCTCTTCATAAAAAGCATGGACCATTTACTTCTTGTTTAGTGTTAGGAGAAATATCCGATACATTTAATGAGTTAGAAAGTCGTATTTTTCCAGATTCAGACAATCTTCCAcagttatttttattagagaATAAACTATTTGAAGAATCAGGATCAAGAGTTCTAAAGAATGGCGTTAAAATTTTAGGAGGCATAGGGGTATTTGAATTCTCTAATGGAATACGGTTAGGATATAACACCATATCATCAAGTGAACTCACgtcaaagaaaaatgaaattttgtCACAATTTTCTAAGAATACTTCAAAAGTAGACTTATTAATTACAAAAGAATGGAGCGTATCTATTTCTCACCGAGAAAATAGTCTTGGTGGTAATGAAgttattgataaattaaataagatTTTTGAACCTCGATatcattttagttataaATATACACAAACGTTCTTGGAATTAAAACCTTTTTTATGGCCTGATTCAGATAGAATTACACGTTTTATGAATATTGCGGCATATAACTCAGGTTCTAAATGGGCGTATGCTTTTGAATTAGATTTAACGAGCACTCTACCTCTAAATCTATCCAGTTTAACTTCAAATCCCTATATGGacataataaaaaagcGTAAATTAGACGGGAATAATGCTAGTAATAAACTTTCAGctaataatcaattaaataatactatgCAAGAAACACATCCCATTAAAAAACCGAAGATTGTTTTACCGACTGATTGCCATTTTTGCTTTACAAACTCCAATATTCAAGACCACatgattatatatattggcTCCCTTGCGTATCTAACAATTGCTAGGGGTCCATTAACAACTCCTAAAGGTGAAATGGGGTTTTCAGGGCATTGCTTGGTTGTTCCAATTGAACATAAAGCAAAATTACGGACAAAGCACGAGAATGACTTTACTGCTTCTACAAATCTAGATATTGAAATGCTACAATTAGAAAAGAGTGTTGTAGCAATgaatttcttaaaatttgaaatgtGTACCGTCAGTTTTGAGATTCAAAGCGAAAAGTCTTTTCATTTCcataaacaaatattccCAGTTCCTAAGTATTGTATCATGAAGTTCAAGGACTCACTTGATAGACAATTATATATGaacaatgaaaaatatactaAAAACACTAATCTCACGTTTAGTTTGTTTCATTCAAATACAGACAAGGAGTATGAGGCATTAGTAACAAATCCACTTGttaattatttacaatttaCAGTATACGAAACACCATCTTCCTCGAAGCTTTATCTTGCTCAATTTGATCCTGAAGATAGAATTGACCTCCAGTTTGGAAGGAGAGTTCTTGCTTATATGTTAAATCTTCCACGCCGTGTGAGATGGGACTCTTCGATTTGCAATCAGACTAGGAAGCAAGAAGAGAATGAAGTTAACTTGTTTCAAAAGGCCTACAAGGACTTTGAACCAAGCATTTAA